The following proteins are encoded in a genomic region of Tenebrio molitor chromosome 7, icTenMoli1.1, whole genome shotgun sequence:
- the LOC138135205 gene encoding nucleolar MIF4G domain-containing protein 1 homolog — MAPKKVGKKPDVKKTRKQLRKEDRKNKKIRRNEYYTKRKKPGQFVLLTDQHRKNIEKDVQNDQQANKIKEKPKVDVKNKVQVLDRKVLTAEDFREKERKQQMKLQKEMNKQRKKQLLQANLEEDRNIKQLEKQLKLNKRKSKSIPTSFATDGLDYLLEACDLENMKSSALAEQQLTEVNDEFEEDLVLMTETGSKHANKVDKEKHSYSSEDDQSYDDSDGDSSEDETSLQSMKRSSKLERGDNKKQKISSEDLDDDLISEDGDEDDSQNNISDDDNLNDVSDESDSQNDISDDVDNPNDVSDDDNNQDEFSDDDNLSNEGITENDSNIEGNDLEDSNGEDENITQKKNDDGTWEDIYGRLRAKDGTIMTSKDQKYVPPAVRMKMETGVDKIRNEKLNRLKKQLKGLLNRLAESNMHSIAKQIEELYMNNSRNDMNNTITNLIVEALVSNTIAPERLLMEHVMLVAILHANVGTEVGAHFLQTVVKLFDEYCKTTNAENKMLDNVVIILAQLYNFKLFDSKLIYEILEKLTKNFEEKDVECILHVLRNVGFNLRKDNPMALKNLILSLQKQASSASDEMRDNSRVKFMLDVLLAIKNNNVTKIPNYDTSYSEHLKKIMKGFIRKGNYVTQLNISLEDLLKAEEKGKWWVVGSAWTGNNTENSSDDAKQTPNSFSQKLLQLAAKQRMNTDTRKNIFCIIMSAEDYLDAFEKLLHLSLKNQQEREIIHVTLHCCLQEKTYNPYYATLAQKFCEYDRKYQMTIKYSIWDKLKALKDHSATQISHLAKLLSHLFVEKGLPISTLKVVQFSELDKVTLRFIRQILLGILLHEDPDVCKEVFNKVGQSEKLKLFRESLRLFLHHFLLRNLNSQSISNEKKEMLQQRVKLVEKLLTGKESRW; from the exons ATGGCTCCAAAGAAAGTAGGGAAGAAAccagatgttaaaaaaacgCGAAAACAGCTCCGCAAAGAAGACcgaaaaaacaagaaaattagACGTAACGAGTATtacacaaaaagaaaaaaacctgGCCAGTTCGTGCTTCTTACAGATCAGCATcgaaaaaatatcgaaaaagATGTTCAGAATGACCAACAagcgaataaaattaaagaaaaacctAAAGTTGATGTAAAAAACAAGGTACAAGTTCTTGATAGAAAAGTGTTGACAGCCGAAGACTTCAGAGAAAAAGAGAGAaagcaacaaatgaaattgcaaaaagaaatgaacaaacagagaaaaaaacaacttttgcAGGCAAATTTGGAGGAGGATCGCAACATAAAACAATTGGAAAAACAGCTGAAACTgaacaaaagaaaatctaAATCTATACCTACATCTTTTGCTACAGATGGCCTggatt ATTTGTTAGAAGCATGTGACCTTGAAAACATGAAGAGTTCAGCTTTGGCAGAACAGCAGTTGACAGAAGTTAATGATGAATTTGAGGAAGATTTAGTTTTAATGACAGAGACTGGCTCCAAGCATGCTAACAAAGTTGACAAAGAAAAGCATTCATATTCTTCAGAAGATGATCAATCTTATGATGACTCTGATGGTGACAGTAGTGAAGATGAAACTTCCTTGCAATCCATGAAAAGGTCTAGCAAACTTGAAAGAGGTGACAACAAGAAGCAAAAAATAAGTTCAGAGGATTTAGATGATGACTTAATTAGTGAAGATGGTGATGAGGATGACAGTCAGAATAATATTAGTGATGATGACAATCTGAATGATGTTAGTGATGAGAGTGACagtcaaaatgacattagTGATGATGTTGACAATCCGAATGATGTTAGTGATGATGATAACAATCAGGATGAATTTAGTGATGATGATAATTTAAGTAATGAGGGTATTACTGAGAATGACAGTAACATTGAGGGGAATGATTTGGAAGATTCAAATGGAGAAGATGAAAACATTACCCAAAAGAAGAATGATGATGGTACATGGGAAGACATTTATGGGCGCCTAAGAGCCAAAGATGGCACCATAATGACT tcCAAAGATCAAAAATATGTTCCTCCTGCTGTAAGAATGAAAATGGAAACTGGTGTGGACAAAATAAGAAATGAGAAACTTAACAGGTTGAAAAAACAGTTGAAAG gtcTACTAAACAGATTAGCTGAAAGCAACATGCACAGCATTGCTAAACAAATAGAAGAACTGTACATGAACAACAGCAGAAATGACATGAATAACACAAtcacaaatttgattgttgaaGCTCTTGTCTCAAACACAATAGCTCCTGAGAGACTGTTGATGGAGCATGTGATGCTTGTAGCAATCTTGCATGCAAATGTTGGAACAGAAGTAGGagcacattttttacaaactgtTGTTAAATTGTTTGATGAATACTGCAAAACCACAAatgctgaaaataaaatgcttgACAATGTAGTAATCATATTAGCTCAACTctacaattttaaattgtttgactcaaaattaatttatgagattttggaaaagttgactaaaaattttgaagagaAAGATGTTGAATGTATCTTACATGTGTTGAGAAATGTCGGGTTCAATCTCAGAAAAGATAATCCAATGGCGctcaaaaacttaattttgagTCTACAGAAACAAGCATCCAGTGCTTCAGATGAGATGAGGGACAA TTCTAGAGTGAAATTCATGTTGGACGTTTTGTTGGCgattaaaaacaataacgtTACAAAAATTCCCAATTATGACACCAGCTATTCAGAGcacttgaaaaaaattatgaaaggtTTTATCAGGAAGGGAAATTATGTAACTCAGTTAAACATTTCTTTAGAAGATTTACTGAAAG CTGAAGAGAAGGGTAAGTGGTGGGTCGTCGGCTCCGCTTGGACCGGAAATAACACCGAAAACAGCTCTGACGATGCGAAACAAACGCCAAATAGTTTCTCACAAAAGTTACTACAACTGGCCGCCAAGCAAAGAATGAACACTGACAcgagaaaaaatatattttgcatAATTATGTCGGCCGAA GATTATTTGGAtgcatttgaaaaattgttacaTTTGTCTTTGAAAAATCAACAAGAACGCGAAATAATTCACGTAACACTTCACTGCTGCTTGCAAGAAAAAACCTACAATCCGTATTACGCAACTTTGGCACAAAAATTTTGCGAATACGACAGAAAATATCAAATGACTATCAAGTACTCGATTTGGGACAAACTGAAGGCGCTAAAGGACCACTCGGCCACACAAATTTCACATCTGGCTAAGCTTCTGAGCCATCTATTTGTGGAGAAAGGTCTTCCAATATCAACACTAAAA GTCGTACAATTTAGCGAACTTGATAAAGTGACCCTTAGATTTATAAGGCAAATCCTGTTGGGAATCCTGTTACATGAAGATCCAGACGTTTGTAAAGAAGTGTTCAACAAAGTTGGCCAGTCTGAGAAGTTGAAGTTATTCAGAGAAAGTTTGAGACTGTTCTTGCATCATTTTCTGTTGCGCAACCTTAACTCACAGAGTATTTCCAACGAGAAGAAAGAGATGCTGCAACAAAGGGTTAAACTAGTGGAGAAGCTATTAACAGGAAAGGAGAGCAGATGGTAA